From Herbaspirillum sp. WKF16:
TGCCAAGCGTACAACCCGTGAAGGCGTGCTGGGCGGCATTGGCGGGTTCGGCGCCCTGTTCGAAATCAGCAAGAAATTCAAGGAGCCGGTGCTGGTTTCCGGCACCGACGGCGTGGGCACCAAGCTCAAGCTGGCTTTCCACCTGAACAAGCACGATACGGTCGGTATCGACCTGGTGGCCATGAGCGTCAACGACATCCTGGTGCAGGGCGCCGAGCCGCTGTTCTTCCTCGACTACTTCGCCTGCGGCAAGCTGGACGTGCCCTCGGCCACTGACGTCATCAAGGGCATCGCCGCCGGCTGCGAGCAGGCCGGCTGCGCCCTGATCGGCGGCGAGACCGCCGAAATGCCCTCCATGTACCCGGACGGCGAATACGACCTGGCCGGCTTCGCCGTCGGCGCGGTGGAAAAGTCCAAGATCATCGACGGCACCAAGATCGCCCCGGGCGATGTGGTGCTGGGCCTGGCCTCCTCGGGCGCGCACTCCAACGGCTACTCGCTGGTGCGCAAGATCCTGGAAGTCGCCAAGCCGGACCTGAACGCCGACTTCCACGGCCGCAAGCTGGCCGACGTGCTGATGGCCCCGACCCGCATCTACGTCAAGCCGCTGCTGTCGCTGATGGAGAAGCTGGAAGTCAAGGGCATGGTGCACATCACCGGCGGCGGCCTGGTCGAAAACATCCCGCGCGTGCTGCAGGACAACCTGACCGCCGAGCTGGACGCCAAGTCCTGGACCATGCCGCCGCTGTTCACCTGGCTGCAGCAGCATGGCGGCGTGGCTGACGCCGAGATGCACCGCGTCTTCAACTGCGGCATCGGCATGACCGTGATCGTCTCCAAGGAAAACGCGGACGCCGCCGAAGCCCACCTGAAGGCGGCCGGCGAGACCGTCTACCGCATCGGCGCCATCCGCGCCCGCGCCGAAGGCGAAGCGCAGACCATCGTGCGCTGAACGGCGAGCCATGGCGCCTGCGGGCGCCATGTTCTCCGCGGGAAACAAAAAGGCTGCAAGCGATTGCAGCCTTTTTTATTGCCTCGATGCAAATGCCTTGTCAGCTGGCCTGTTCCGAGTCGCCGTCCTGGTGCGCCAGGATCTGGCGCGGCACGGCCTGCGGCTCGCGCGCCACGCCGGCCGGCGGCGGCACGCGCACCGGCTCGCTGTGGTCGGACACCGAAGAGAGCACGTTCGCGGTGGCTTCCGGCGCCGCATCCCAGACCGGATCGTCGATCGCCTCGAACACGCGCTTGAGCTGCGAGCCCCAACTGCGGCGGATCATCTGGAAATACTGGTTCTGTTCGTCGATGGTGACGAAGCGCGACACCGCCAGCTCTTCGCTGCGGTAGATCAGCAGGTCCAGCGGCAGGCCCACCGAGATGTTCGATTTGAGCGTCGAGTCCATTGAGATCAGCGCGCACTTGGCGGCCTCGTCCAGCGTGGTCTGCGGCGTGACGACGCGATCGATGATGGGCTTGCCGTACTTGGCCTCGCCGATCTGGAAATAGGTGTTCTCGTCGTGCGACTCGATGAAGTTGCCTGCCGAGTACATCTGGAACAGGCGGCAGCGCTCGCCCTTGATCTGGCCGCCGAAGATGATGCTGACGTTGAAGTCGATGCCGAACTTGCCCAGCTCGCCGGCCTCGCGGTCGTGCACCGCGCGGATGGCGTCGCCCAGGATCTGCGCGGCCTCATACATCGAGGTGGCGGTCCAGATGGTGCGGCCCTCGGCGTTGGTGCGCTCGTTGAGCATCTGGCGGATCGACTGCGAAATCGAGAGGTTGCCTGCGGTCATCATCACCATGACGCGGTCGCCCGGATTCTCGTAAACACTCATCTTGCGGAACGTGCCGATATGGTCGACGCCTGCGTTGGTACGGGAATCGGACAGGAATACCAGGCCAGTGTTCAGGCGCATGGCAACGCAATAGGTCATGATGTGATCTGAAAATGTAAAAGCCGGATTTTACAATAAGGCCCGCCGGCAAAAGTTGCGGGCGGGCCGGACTGTCGCCGTGTACCTACACTAACGGCGCGATTCAGAATTTTCTTAGGCGGCGGGCTCCAATAAATGAATATTCATGCTGCCAAAGGAACAAGAAAATCGCGGCTGATGCGATTGCCCAGCTCGAAGATGCGCTCCAGGAACACCGTCAGGTAGTCGTGCAGCCCCTCGTCGAGGATCTCTTCCAGGCGCGCGAACTTGAGGTCGGCGTGCAGCTTGCCGGCGAAGCGCTCGGTATCGGCCGAGACGTCGTTGTGGACGTTCTTCAGGTTCGACAGCACATGGCCCATGCAGGCCAGCAGCGAGCGCGGCATGTCGGAGCGCAGGATCAGCAGCTCGGCCACGCGCTCGGGGGTGATGACGTCGCGGTAGACCTTGCGGTAGATCTCGAAGCCCGACACCGAGCGCAGGATCGCGGCCCAGTAGTAGAAGTCGATCTGGCTGCTGTCTTCCACGCCGGACTGCGATTGCGATTGCAACTGGCCGTTCTGTTTCTGCGACTGGCTTTCCTTGGCGCCGTGGAACTTGACGTCGATGATGCGCGCCGTGTTGTCGGCGCGTTCCAGGAAGGTGCCCAGGCGGATGAAGTGGAAGGCCTCGTCCTTGAGCATGGTGCCGATGGTGACGCCGCGCGAGAGGTGCGAGCGGTGCTTGACCCATTCGAAGAAGTCGCTCGGGTTCTGCTCCAGCGCATTGGTCTGCAGGTAGGACTGCATCTTGATCCAGGTGGCGTTCTGGATTTCCCAGGCCTCGGTGGTCAGCGCGCCGCGCACCGCGCGCGCGTTCTCGCGCGCCTGGCGCAGGCAGGAGGCGATCGACGACGGGTTGTCGGGGTCGCGCACCATGAAGTCGATGACGTCCTTCTGCGTGAGCTTGTCGTATTTCTGGTCGTAGCCATAGAGCAGCTCGGAGATGCCGAGCACGGCGCGCCAGCCTTGCTCGGCGTCGTCGGTCGATTGCGGCAGCAGCGCGGTCTGCACATGCACGTCGAGCATGCGCGCGGTGTTTTCGGCGCGCTCGGTGTAGCGGGCCATCCAGAACAGGTGATCGGCGGTACGGCTGAGCATCTTATTTCTCCAGAATCCAGGTGTCCTTGGTGCCGCCGCCCTGCGACGAGTTCACCACCAGCGAGCCTTCCTTGAGCGCCACGCGCGTCAGCCCGCCCTTGACCATCGTCACGTTCTTGCCGGACAGCACGAACGGACGCAGGTCCAGGTGGCGTGGCGCGATGCCGGCCTCGACATAGGTCGGGCACACCGACAGCGCCAGCGTCGGCTGGGCGATGTAGCCGTCGGGCTTGGCGATGACGCGGGCGCGGAAGTCCTCGATTTCCTGTTTGGTGGAAGCCGGCCCCACCAGCATGCCGTAGCCGCCGGCGCCGTGCACTTCCTTGACCACCAGCTTGTCGAGGTTGGCCAGCGTATAGGACAGGTCTTCCTTCTTGCGGCACTGGTAGGTCGGCACGTTGTTGAGGATGGGCTCTTCCGAGAGATAGAACTTGACCATGTCCGGCACGTACGGATAGATCGACTTGTCGTCGGCCACACCGGTGCCGATGGCGTTGGTCAGCGTCACCTTGCCGGCGCGGTAGGCCTGCAGCAGGCCCGGCACGCCCAGCGCGGAGTCGGGGCGGAAGGCCAGCGGATCGAGGAAGTCGTCGTCGATGCGGCGGTAGATCACGTCCACGCGCTTGGGGCCGCGCGTGGTGCGCATGTAGACCACGTTGTCCTTGACGAACAGGTCCTGGCCCTCGACCAGCTCCACGCCCATCTGCTGGGCCAGGAAGGCGTGTTCGAAGTAGGCCGAGTTGTACATGCCCGGCGTCATCACCACCACCACCGGATCGGTCACGCCGGCCGGCGCGACCGAGCGCAGGTTGTCCAGCAGCAGGTCGGGGTAATGATCCACCGGCGCGATCTTGTGGCGCGTGAACAGGTCGGGGAACAGCCGCATCATCATCTTGCGGTTCTCCAGCATGTACGACACGCCGGAGGGCACGCGCAGGTTGTCCTCCAGGACGTAGAACTCACCCTCGCCGGCGCGCACGATGTCGACCCCTGCGATGTGCGCGTAGATGTCGTTGACCACGTTCACGTCCTGCATCTCGCGCCGGTACTGCGCGTTCTGGAAGATCTGCTCGGCCGGGATGATGCCGGCCTTGACGATCTTCTGCTCGTGATAGATGTCGTGGATGAACATGTTGAGCGCCTTGACGCGCTGCACCAGCCCGGCCTCCAGCTTGGCCCACTCGGCCTTGTGGATGATGCGCGGAATGATGTCGAACGGGATCAGCCGCTCCGTGCCCGCGTCGTTGCCGTAGACCGCGAAGGTGATGCCGACGCGGCGGAAGATCAGATCGGATTCGGCACGTTTGCGGGCGATGGTTTCAGCCGATTGCGCGGACAGCCAGTTGGCGAATTCGGCATAGTGCTGACGCACTTGCGGGTCGTCGCTTGCGGCGCTTCCCGAATACATCTCATCGAAAAAATGTGCCATAGACTTGATTCATTTTTTCCTGCCTGGACAGGAACTTTTTTAGGTTGAATTAAACGACGAATGCGGCGAGGGGATCTGCTGAAACTGCGCGCGCCTGCTGGCGTGCGCGATTAAAGACTATCAGAGGCATATGGTTTTGGACAGTGGAAAATTTCATGGTTTTGACTTGCCGGTTACGTTGCGATTGCATGCCGC
This genomic window contains:
- the purM gene encoding phosphoribosylformylglycinamidine cyclo-ligase — its product is MTSPSNVSLSYRDAGVDIDAGDALVEAIKPFAKRTTREGVLGGIGGFGALFEISKKFKEPVLVSGTDGVGTKLKLAFHLNKHDTVGIDLVAMSVNDILVQGAEPLFFLDYFACGKLDVPSATDVIKGIAAGCEQAGCALIGGETAEMPSMYPDGEYDLAGFAVGAVEKSKIIDGTKIAPGDVVLGLASSGAHSNGYSLVRKILEVAKPDLNADFHGRKLADVLMAPTRIYVKPLLSLMEKLEVKGMVHITGGGLVENIPRVLQDNLTAELDAKSWTMPPLFTWLQQHGGVADAEMHRVFNCGIGMTVIVSKENADAAEAHLKAAGETVYRIGAIRARAEGEAQTIVR
- a CDS encoding peptidase, producing MTYCVAMRLNTGLVFLSDSRTNAGVDHIGTFRKMSVYENPGDRVMVMMTAGNLSISQSIRQMLNERTNAEGRTIWTATSMYEAAQILGDAIRAVHDREAGELGKFGIDFNVSIIFGGQIKGERCRLFQMYSAGNFIESHDENTYFQIGEAKYGKPIIDRVVTPQTTLDEAAKCALISMDSTLKSNISVGLPLDLLIYRSEELAVSRFVTIDEQNQYFQMIRRSWGSQLKRVFEAIDDPVWDAAPEATANVLSSVSDHSEPVRVPPPAGVAREPQAVPRQILAHQDGDSEQAS
- a CDS encoding alpha-E domain-containing protein; translated protein: MLSRTADHLFWMARYTERAENTARMLDVHVQTALLPQSTDDAEQGWRAVLGISELLYGYDQKYDKLTQKDVIDFMVRDPDNPSSIASCLRQARENARAVRGALTTEAWEIQNATWIKMQSYLQTNALEQNPSDFFEWVKHRSHLSRGVTIGTMLKDEAFHFIRLGTFLERADNTARIIDVKFHGAKESQSQKQNGQLQSQSQSGVEDSSQIDFYYWAAILRSVSGFEIYRKVYRDVITPERVAELLILRSDMPRSLLACMGHVLSNLKNVHNDVSADTERFAGKLHADLKFARLEEILDEGLHDYLTVFLERIFELGNRISRDFLVPLAA
- a CDS encoding circularly permuted type 2 ATP-grasp protein; its protein translation is MAHFFDEMYSGSAASDDPQVRQHYAEFANWLSAQSAETIARKRAESDLIFRRVGITFAVYGNDAGTERLIPFDIIPRIIHKAEWAKLEAGLVQRVKALNMFIHDIYHEQKIVKAGIIPAEQIFQNAQYRREMQDVNVVNDIYAHIAGVDIVRAGEGEFYVLEDNLRVPSGVSYMLENRKMMMRLFPDLFTRHKIAPVDHYPDLLLDNLRSVAPAGVTDPVVVVMTPGMYNSAYFEHAFLAQQMGVELVEGQDLFVKDNVVYMRTTRGPKRVDVIYRRIDDDFLDPLAFRPDSALGVPGLLQAYRAGKVTLTNAIGTGVADDKSIYPYVPDMVKFYLSEEPILNNVPTYQCRKKEDLSYTLANLDKLVVKEVHGAGGYGMLVGPASTKQEIEDFRARVIAKPDGYIAQPTLALSVCPTYVEAGIAPRHLDLRPFVLSGKNVTMVKGGLTRVALKEGSLVVNSSQGGGTKDTWILEK